The following coding sequences are from one Melanotaenia boesemani isolate fMelBoe1 chromosome 17, fMelBoe1.pri, whole genome shotgun sequence window:
- the LOC121628074 gene encoding NAD(P)(+)--arginine ADP-ribosyltransferase 1-like, producing MKNMMIFTPLCLTLCWMLSVDSVMIPCSHRLNMGGQSVDDMYDGCNNKASMDKIKKRFSEELTSGEEYAWAWKNAEMCANEKFKIRSNEDMALTKDHMQAICVYTNEGVYPQFNTAVREQGENYTKSFQYHILHSLLTTAIRILNPKRRCHITYRRTGVTFTGKLNQKIRFGSFASSSYRTDLTLFGNETCFKIKTCYGGYLKNYSFFNDTEQELLIPPYEMFTIKDIVKDKELVDCNIVYVLESAGRKSNLNCKLFSFIQKAS from the exons ATGAAGAACATGATGATCTTCACTCCGCTGTGTCTGACCCTGTGCTGGATGCTCTCTGTGGACTCCGTGATG ATCCCTTGCAGTCACCGGTTAAACATGGGTGGGCAATCGGTTGATGACATGTACGATGGCTGCAACAACAAAGCGTCAATGGACAAGATCAAAAAGCGGTTTTCTGAAGAGCTGACAAGTGGAGAAGAATATGCATGGGCCTGGAAAAATGCTGAAATGTGTGCTAATGAGAAGTTTAAGATAAGGAGTAATGAGGACATGGCTCTGACAAAAGATCACATGCAAGCAATCTGTGTGTACACAAATGAAGGTGTGTATCCACAGTTTAATACAGCAGTCAGAGAACAAGGGGAAAATTATACTAAGTCATTCCAGTACCATATTTTACATTCCCTGTTGACAACAGCCATTAGAATATTGAATCCTAAACGCCGCTGTCACATCACCTACAGACGAACTGGAGTTACATTTACTGGAAAACTCAACCAAAAAATTCGTTTTGGTTCTTTTGCATCCAGCTCTTACAGAACAGACCTGACCCTCTTTGGTAATGAAACCTGCTTTAAGATTAAGACCTGCTATGGTGgatatttaaaaaactattcATTCTTCAATGACACCGAGCAGGAACTCCTTATCCCACCTTATGAGATGTTCACTATTAAAGACATAGTTAAAGACAAAGAGCTGGTCGACTGTAACATTGTCTATGTGTTGGAGAGTGCAGGACGTAAAAGTAATCTGAACTGCaagttatttagttttattcaaaag GCTAGTTGA
- the LOC121628112 gene encoding NAD(P)(+)--arginine ADP-ribosyltransferase 2-like codes for MKNMMIFTPLCLTLCWMLSVDSMRIPRSPRIPLDMADQSVDDMYDGCNDKASMDKIKKQFSKELTSGVYAQAWKNAHKFAVQKFNIRSSQDMALTMDHMQAICVYTANDNVYSQFNKAVREQRKNYTKSFQYHILHFLLTTAIRILNPNRHCHITYRRNKDAFTGTLNQNIRFGSFASSSYRTDLTLFGRETCFMIKTCYGGYLKRYSVFNDDEQEVLIPPYEMFAIKDIVRPPRVIKGLEDCKTVYVLESAGRQSNLNCNLFK; via the exons ATGAAGAACATGATGATCTTCACTCCGCTGTGTCTGACCCTGTGCTGGATGCtctctgtggactccatgagG atCCCTCGCAGTCCCAGGATCCCTTTAGACATGGCTGACCAGTCGGTTGATGACATGTACGATGGCTGCAACGACAAAGCGTCAATGGACAAGATCAAAAAGCAGTTTTCTAAAGAGCTGACAAGTGGAGTATATGCACAGGCCTGGAAAAATGCTCACAAGTTTGCTGTTCAGAAGTTTAACATAAGGAGTAGTCAGGACATGGCTCTGACCATGGATCACATGCAAGCAATCTGTGTGTACACAGCTAATGATAATGTGTATTCACAATTTAACAAAGCAGTcagagaacaaagaaaaaattatacTAAGTCATTCCAGTAccatattttacatttcctgTTGACAACAGCCATTAGAATCTTGAATCCTAATCGCCACTGTCACATCACCTACAGACGAAATAAAGATGCATTTACTGGAACACTCAACCAAAACATTCGTTTTGGTTCCTTTGCATCCAGCTCTTACAGAACAGACCTGACCCTCTTTGGTAGAGAAACCTGCTTTATGATTAAGACCTGCTATGGTGGATATTTGAAAAGATATTCAGTCTTCAATGACGACGAGCAAGAAGTGCTCATCCCACCGTATGAGATGTTTGCTATTAAAGACATAGTTAGACCACCACGTGTAATCAAAGGGCTGGAAGACTGTAAAACTGTCTATGTGTTGGAGAGTGCAGGACGTCAAAGTAATCTGAACTGTAACTTATTTAAATAG